The following are encoded in a window of Arvicanthis niloticus isolate mArvNil1 chromosome 1, mArvNil1.pat.X, whole genome shotgun sequence genomic DNA:
- the Mrgprg gene encoding mas-related G-protein coupled receptor member G, with product MFSIFNIWGTFNRVLFFLSLTVSLAGLVGNALLLWHLGLHIKKGPFNTYLLHLAAADFLFLSCQVGFSIAKMVSGYEDTLYFSITFLWFAVGLWLLAAFSVDCCLTYMLPSFCSSNCRPRYTSVVLCLVIWALTMPAVLLPANACGLLYNGMSLLACLKYHWVSVVWLAVLSGMACGASTFLLIFGNCCSSQPPTKFCKLAQCSGILLFFCRLPLVVYWCLRPVIKFLLPFFFPLATLLACIDSSAKPLLYYLKGRQLRKDPLQVALNRALGEEPQSSLGGLSLPMSRV from the coding sequence ATGTTCTCCATATTCAACATCTGGGGCACGTTCAACAGAGTGCTCTTCTTCCTTAGCCTCACAGTCAGCCTCGCAGGGCTGGTGGGCAACGCTCTGTTGCTCTGGCACCTCGGTCTGCACATCAAGAAGGGCCCCTTCAACACCTACCTGCTGCACCTGGCTGCTGCcgatttcctcttcctctcctgccaAGTTGGCTTCTCTATTGCCAAGATGGTGTCCGGCTATGAGGACACACTCTACTTCTCCATCACCTTCCTGTGGTTTGCCGTGGGGCTCTGGCTGCTGGCTGCCTTCAGTGTGGACTGCTGCCTCACCTACATGCTCCCCTCCTTTTGCAGCTCCAACTGCCGCCCCAGATACACTTCAGTTGTCCTCTGCCTCGTGATCTGGGCCCTGACCATGCCAGCTGTGCTGCTGCCAGCCAACGCCTGTGGCCTGCTGTACAACGGAATGAGTCTGCTGGCCTGCCTCAAGTACCACTGGGTCAGCGTCGTCTGGCTAGCGGTGCTGTCTGGCATGGCATGTGGGGCAAGTACGTTTCTCTTAATCTTTGGGAACTGCTGCTCTTCACAGCCACCCACCAAGTTCTGCAAATTGGCGCAGTGCTCCGGGATCCTTCTGTTCTTCTGTCGCCTGCCCCTGGTTGTCTACTGGTGCCTGCGGCCAGTCATTAAATTCCtgctccccttcttcttcccactggccacccTCCTGGCCTGCATTGACAGCAGTGCAAAGCCCCTCTTGTACTACCTGAAGGGCAGGCAGCTCAGGAAGGACCCGCTGCAGGTAGCCCTAAACAGGGCTCTCGGGGAAGAGCCCCAGTCAAGTCTTGGGGGCCTATCCCTGCCCATGAGCCGAGTGTAG